TGACCCAGACGGAGGTGCTGCTCGTCTTCATCGGCGCCATCTACCTGATCGAGGCGCTCTCCGTGATGATCCAGGTGGCGAGCTTCAAGCGCACAGGCCGGCGCGTGTTCCTGATGGCTCCGATCCACCACCACTTCGAGATGAAGGCGTGGTCGGAGACCAAGATCATGGTGCGGTTCTGGATCGTTGGGGCGATTCTCTGCACGATCGGGTTCGTGCTCTTCTACCGCTACTACCTGAGCTTCAAGAGATAGCAGCGGCGTCTCTAGCTGCCCATCCGGAGTGCGCATTGTCCGACCCGACGCCGAGAAAAGATCACCCGATCAGGTAGTACGTATCTGTCCTGAGGCAAACTATTCTCGACTGCGATCAACTTGTTCGACAAGGAGGGTGCCACAAAGACCAGGAAGGCTTCGAGAGACATCGGTTTGACTGCGGCATTGATCAACCAATTCAACTTGAAGGAATCATGAGAAGGTTTCTCATTGCCTCAGTTCTGATCAGCCTCGTAGCTCTTGCGTCCTTCTCTGGAGTCGGGCGAGCCAGGATCTCCGCTACATGCGATCCGACGAACCTCCGCATGACCACCGGCGGCGGCACGGTAACGGCGCGGGCCACCGCCCCTTGCGGGTTCACCGCCTACGATGTCTGTTTGCAGAACAATAGCGGCAGCGGATGGAGTTCTTCCTTCGCCTGCAACCATTGGGAAGTCATCTCGGGCCCGATGGCGATCAACTCCCAGGCATGGTCGTACGGGTGCGGCACCGCCTACAGGCCGGTTGCTAGGAAGAGCGGCAACGCTTGGGTAGTTGGGGCATCTAGCTTCTTCTGCTAGTGGCCCATGTCTAAGGTCTGATCGCGCCGAACGCCTGCGACCTAGAACTCACCGCACCTGACGGCGCCGGGAGTTCTAGCGGCGGGACAACATCAAGCGTCTAGGCTTCCGGGATGGCACCGATCCCCGATCGCGTGGTCGTCGTCGGGCTTGCCCGCTCCGGACGGGCGGCGGCGGCGGCCCTGCGGGCCCACGGCTCCGATGTCGTCGCCTACGACGCCGACGCCGCGGTGGACGTGGTGGGAATCGACGCCGAGATCCGGCTCGGCGACTGGGACGACGCGCTTCTCGACGACAGCGGGCTCGTCGTCAAGAGCCCCGGCGTGCCGGAGGAGTCGCCGCCGGTGGCGGCCGCACGCGCCCGCGGGATTCCCGTCGCGTCCGAGATCGAGCTCGGCGCCCGCCTGCTCGCCAACCCGATCATCGGCATCACCGGCACCAACGGGAAGACGACGACGACGGCGCTGCTGGGGGCGATCTTCGCGGCCGCCGGCGCCCCGGCCGAGGTCGCGGGCAACATCGGCCGGCCGCTCACGAGCCTCGTCGGCGCCGTCGACGAGGACGCGTGGATCGTCTGCGAGCTCTCGTCGTTCCAGCTCGAGGACGTCGACACGCTGCGCCCGCGCATCGCGGTGCTGCTGAACCTCGAGCCCGACCACATCGACCGCCACGGCAGCTTCGAGGCGTACCGTGCCGCGAAGCTGCGGATCTTCGAGAACCAGGGGCCGGGCGACGTCGCCGTGGTGCCGCGCGGATTCGCGCCGCTGCCGGGCCGCGCCGCACGCGTCGAGTTCTGCGCAGACGACCCGCTGCCCGCCGAGCCGCGCATCCCCGGTGCGCACAACCGTGAGAACGCCGCAGCCGCCGTCGCGGCCGCACGCGCGGCCGGCATCGGCGAGGGGGCGATCGCCGCAGCGCTCCGTGCCTTCCCGGGCGTCGAGCACCGGATCGAGGAGGTCGCCGTCGTCGACGGCGTGCGCTATGTCAACGACTCGAAGGCGACGAACGTCGCCGCTGCCCTGCGGGCGCTCGCGTCGTTCCCGGGCGCGCGGCTGCACGTCGTGCTCGGCGGCCTCGGCAAGCGCGAGAGCTACGCGCCGCTGGCGGCGGCGCTCGGGCCGGAGGACAGGGCCTACCTGATCGGAGACGCCGCAGGCGACATCGCGGCGGCGCTCGAGGCCGCGAGCGTGCGGTTCACGCACGAGGGCGCACTGGAGGCTGCGATCGCCGCCGCGCGCCGTGCGGCTGCCCCGGGCGACGTCGTGCTGCTCTCCCCGGCGTGCGCGAGCTTCGACCAGTTCACGAGCTTCGAGCAGCGCGGGGAGGAGTTTCGCAGGCTGGTGCAGAACCTCCAGTAGTGCGAGGGAAGGGCCAGCTCGAACAGCGTCTCCTCGTCCTCGTGACGCTGGGGCTCGTCGCGTTCGGCCTCGTGATGGTGTTCAGCGCCACATCGGCCTCCGCGGCGCTCGGCGCCGGAGACCCGATGACCTTCCTCGTCAAGCAGGGCGCGTACGCGCTCGTCGGGCTCGTGGCGCTCACGCTCGCCTCGCGCCTCGACTACCACCGCCTGCGGTCGCTCGCGCCGATGCTCCTCGTCGGCGCGCTCGGCCTCTGCATCGCGGTGCTCGCCGTCGCGCCGCC
This portion of the Gaiella occulta genome encodes:
- the murD gene encoding UDP-N-acetylmuramoyl-L-alanine--D-glutamate ligase, whose protein sequence is MAPIPDRVVVVGLARSGRAAAAALRAHGSDVVAYDADAAVDVVGIDAEIRLGDWDDALLDDSGLVVKSPGVPEESPPVAAARARGIPVASEIELGARLLANPIIGITGTNGKTTTTALLGAIFAAAGAPAEVAGNIGRPLTSLVGAVDEDAWIVCELSSFQLEDVDTLRPRIAVLLNLEPDHIDRHGSFEAYRAAKLRIFENQGPGDVAVVPRGFAPLPGRAARVEFCADDPLPAEPRIPGAHNRENAAAAVAAARAAGIGEGAIAAALRAFPGVEHRIEEVAVVDGVRYVNDSKATNVAAALRALASFPGARLHVVLGGLGKRESYAPLAAALGPEDRAYLIGDAAGDIAAALEAASVRFTHEGALEAAIAAARRAAAPGDVVLLSPACASFDQFTSFEQRGEEFRRLVQNLQ